The genomic window CCTTCAGGTCCTCCATGCCCTTCTCCGTGCAGGGGTAGAGCCGGCGCTCCGCGCCGGTCATGTCCGACAGCCAGGCGTTTTCCACCGTGAGATCGGCGTATTCCTCCCGGATGCGGGCGTATTCGTCGGCCTCCTTTTCCAGAGGCTTCAGGGTCAGGCTGCAGAGGTCCCGCAAAAAGCTCCTGTCCGTGACGCCGTCGGCGGCCTTACGGGCCGCTGCCACCCGCTCCTCCAGCTCCTCAGGCAGCTCAGCCAGAGACAGCTTTTCCAGCAGGCTCCACACCCGGTCGTATTCCGCTGTGTCCTGAGCCTCTTCGGGAGCGGCGGGATCTTCCTCCCCCAGGTCCACAATGCCGCCAGAGATACGGCCGGCCACCTTCTCGGTGCACTGAGCCTTCAGCTTTTCGAGAGAAGCAGAGGTCCTTTCGGCCTTTTCCGCCAGGGCAGCCAGCCGGCTGTTCACCTGCTGTATGTCGCTGACGGTGCTGTGCCGGGGCAGGTCCCGGAGGGTCTCCGCTTCCTGCATGGCTTTCACCAGACCCTGTTCCAGCGCGGCCAGACGGCCCGAGTATCCCTCACCCTCAAACAGTGTCTTCAGGGCCTTCATGCGGGCCTGACAATCCCGGCCTCTCGCCAGCGCCTTTTCTGCCAGGACCCCCTTCTGGCTCTCGGCAGTGTCCAGCATCTGCTGCAGCCTGAGGAGGGCTGCCCTCTGGGTGGCCAGGACCCGCCGGTCCTTTTCGTTGCGTATCTCATCGGCTATCTGGGCCGCGGTCTTGCCGGCCCAGGCTGCCAGCAGCACGGGCATGAGGGCGGGTATGATGATGATCTCTGCGCTCACTTTTGCACTCTCCTTTTCCAGGCGTCCAGCTCCCTGCTCTTGCCCATGGCCACCAGCCATGCCTCAAAGGAGGGCTCCAGCCGGCTGTTGCTGTCTATGAGGGACAGGCACACCTCGAAGAAATCGTCATAGGACTTCCTGAAGGCCTTCTCCAGACAGTCCACCACCTCGGCCGGGTCCTTCACGGTCCTGCCGTCCTTGAGCCTGAATTCTTTCATTCCGGACAGCGAATAGCCCAGGACCCACAGGGAATAGGTCCTGTTGCGGGAGCCCTGCTCCGAGCCTGTGTAGAGCTTCTCTATGTCACGGGCCAGGTCCGCCTTTTCCCGGGAGCCGCCGGTGCAGTCCAGATAGGAGGACAGCACTCCGGCCCTGAGTATGTCGTCGAAAAAGGCGGGGGTCTCTCCGGCAGCCAGGCAGCTCATGAGCTGCAGGCCCAGATCCCGCAGGCTGTCGTATCTGGAGCCCTTCCAGTAGAGGGCCTTCAGGTCCGGGTCCAGCCTGTAGAGGGTGTCGAAAAAGCCGGCGTCCGCATCGGCAGTGCTCTCCGTGGCGTCGTCGCACACGGTCTGGAGGTCCGGCCTTCCCGAATCGCCGAAATGCCTGGACAAGTAGCCTCTGTAGAGCTGCTTTTTGCCCTCCTCCCAGTTGGCAGCCATGGCCTGGACCAGGGAATGCATATCCCCGTAGGTCTTGCCGGCGAAGGGATAGGGCTTCCAGCCCGGGGTCCGCGCGTCGGCTTCGCCGCTGCCGGGAAGGGGCTGGTCTATACCCTTGAGCCATTTGGCCACCTGCTCGTAGCCCCAGCGGCAATTGGGATTCTGCTTCTCGTGCCGGTGGGAGATATCCTGATAGAGCAGGGCTCCTATCAGGTCCTTCAGCTCCTGCTCCATATTATCCGGGAAGGGCACAGTGGACATGAGCCTGTATTTGGGTATCTCCGCCTCGGGTATATCCTTCCAGGGCACCTGGCCGCAATAGAGCTCATAGAGACAGATGCCCAGAGAATAATAGTCCGACAGGTCCGTATAGACGTCGCTCAGGGCTTCGAGGGAGGCATACACGGTGGTGAGGCCGGTGCTGGTGGCCACGGAGGTGGCTCCGTCCCGGGCCACGGTGCTGACTCCGAAGTCTATGATGACCACTCTGGACATGTCGTCGGACAGCATCATGTTGGCGGGCTTCAGGTCCTTGTGAAAGACCCCCGCGCTGTGCATGGCCTTCAGGCCCTCGTTGACCGAGGGGATCACCAGCCGCTTCAGCTCCTTCAGGCCGAAGCGCTTGCCGGCCAGACTGCCGTTTTTGTAGTATGGAAGTATGACCCAGGGATAGCCGTCCAGATAGCCGGAGGCCAGATATCTGGCCACAAAGGGCGAGTCTATCTTCAGTATCTGCTGCACCACTTCGGGCTTGACGGCGGCCCGGCGCCGGAAGATCTTGGCCACACAGGTCCTCTGACCGTCGGTGCATTTGTAGAGGTCGGCTTCGCCGGAGGCGGTCTCCATAGTCTCTGTGACTGTAAAGCCGCCCAGCACAGCGCCCAGAGCGCTGCCGGGGCCGGCGTTGCCGCGGACTTTCGTGGCGGGTTCGTCGTCGTTGTGGGATACACGGGTGGCCGGAGCGCCATTTATCTGCGTGACCTGAGTCTCGCCGCGCACCCGGGTACGGGGGGTTTCGTTTTCTGCCATATTGGCCTCCTTTAGATAGTTTGCCGGCGGCCCGACGGGCCGCTTCGATTAGTATATATACCTATTATATCACAATTGCCGGCCTTATGCAAAGGCTTCAGAGCTGTATCATCATCACGGGCCGCACCCCTATGTTGGTGGAGGCCACGTCCTGGCCTGTGAGCACGCACTCTCCCTTGACAAAGGTGGCCAGGGAGGTGGCCTCCGTGGAAGCGATGCGCCCCTCAAAGGGCGCCACGAACACGGCTGATTCTCTGCCCAGTCCCGGGGTCCTCAGCCACCAGCCCGCGTGGCCCGAAGGCACGGCTATGCCGTGGGACTCGGCAAAACGGGTGGGATAGCACAGCCGGTCATTGTTGCGGGGCATATACCGCATGGCTTCTTCGTAGGACAGGATGAACACCCTGTCCACAGTGTCCGCCCCGCCGGGAATGAGATAGGTGGGATTTTGGCGGGCCTCCACTTTGGTATTGAGGATCAGCCTTTTTTCGGCGGAGGAGAAGACCTCGTTGTAAAAGGGTCCACCCAGCCAGGCCCTCAGGGCGCAGTGTTCCCAATCAGTGGGGGCGGCCTGGTCGTGATAGGAGGTGCACTCCAGCACAAAACGGCTGATGAGGAGGGCCCGGGCGCCGGACACGCTCAGCACTATCCATTCCACCGGGGACTTTTTGGCCGCCGATTCGATGTAATAGGAGCCCAGGAGCACGGTCATGCCCGCCTTCAGTACCCTGGACCTGATGCCTTCCAGCAGCTCGGGGCTGTCCTTGTAGTCGCCCAGAGCAGAGAGGAGCCTGTAGGCCTCGGGATATCGCTTGGAGTTGGCCGCCACGATGGCGTCGTTGTACATGGCGTTCAGACGGGCCTCCTCCTTGCCCAGGGCCCGGGACAGCTCCATGAATTCGTCGCTGATGACGTGGGGGACCTGCTCTATCTTGTCCATATCCCGGGAAGCGATGATCAGGTCCAGAGGCCTGTCGGCGTTTTCGATGCGGCGGACTATCCCCGAGGCCAGGTCAGACTGCTTTTTCATCTCCTGGGCCATGATCCTGAGAGACTGCTTTTTCTCCGGGGCGGCGGCTGCCAGCAGGACCAGCAGCTCATAGGAGCTGCCGGTAACGGCCTGATACTTTTGCAGATCTCCCGGCACCTTCGGTCTCTGATAATTGACCGATTCCTCCGGGCGGAGATCCACTGCCCCCCTGAGGGCCTTGGTGTCCGCGGGGATATGGGGCCTGGTCTGCCGCTGCCGCCCGGAAGGCGTCTGCAGGGATTGCAGGGAACAGAGCCCCAGGACCAGAAAGAAGATGAATATAGCCACCCACATGGTCAGCTGTCAGAACCTGTATTCTCTGTCTATGCCGCAGCCTATGCGCCGGACCCGGATGATCCTGCGGCGGGGGTCCACCGTGAAGACGTCCAGCACCTGTTCGTTGATGGTGCCGTCGGGACGCAGGGGATACATGTGATCCCAGTAGGACGCCTGAGCTCCGCGGCCCGCGTCGCAGGTGGTGGATATGACGGGATAGCCCTTCTTGCTGTAGATGGCGTGATCCATGTGCACGTGCCCCGACACCACGGCGGCTATGCGGGCCCGGGCCTTGTCGTACACGCTGTCCAGGATGCCTAAGGTCACGTTGGCGGGACGGGTGAGCCAGGGACCGCCCTGATCCCCCTTGTGCACGGGGCCGTAGTCAAAGAGAATGTGCTGAAACACCACTATGTTCCAGCCTTTGGGAGTCTGCAGCACCGTCTTTTTGAGCCAGTCCTCCTGCTCCTTTTCCAGGCCCTCTCCGGCCTCGTCGCCCGTGTCCAGCAGGATGTAGCGCATGCGGGCCTTTTTGTGATCTATGTAGTAGTAGAGCTTGTCCTCGCCCTGATAGGCCCCGGGAGACACCCGGCGCACTATTTTGGCGAACTCGGAGGCGGGCAGGCGCTCCCCGCCCTGATAGTTGGTGTCGTGATTGCCCCTCAGCACCGCCGGCTGAGTAAAGCCGTAGAGGGATATGACGTCGCCGATGGTCTCCGCCGCCTCTTTGGCGGTGGTGTTGGCGTTCATGTAGTCGCCGCCCAGCACCACCAGCTCTATGCCGGTGGCCTTCATCACGTATTCGGCCACGGCGGGGCTGAACAGAGGATTGTCGGGCCTGTGACAGTCGGTGATGAACAAAAAGGAATCGCCTGCCGGCGCCGACTTCATGTCCTGCCTGACCGCCTCCACCCGCCCGGGCAGATAGTCCGTCCAGTAGTCCGGCAGTCCGGCGCACAAGGCGGCTCCGCAGACCGCCAGCAACAATAAGGCCATACACAACTTGCGCATATTTTACTCCTGTGGGCGCCCCGGAGACCCGGCTCCGGCGCCGTCGTTATCATATAAATTATACCACAACCGGCCCCTTATCCGCCACAAAAGCCGGAGCCGCCCCGGGCGGGAAAAGCCGGGGACAAAGGGGCCGCCGGCGGCAAAAAAAGGGAGATAATGTGCTACAATAGTAGTGACAGACCCGGCATCCGCCCGCGGAGGCGCTGCCGGCAAACAGGAGGACCAATGAGCAACAAGATCAAGGTAGGCGTCTTCGGAGCCGGCCGGGGGCAGACCATGGTGTCTGTGCTGTCGGGGCATCCGGACGCAGAGCTGACGGCAGTCTGCGACAGCTGGCAGCCGGCTCTGGAGAGCTGCAGAAAAAAGGCGGAGGAACACGGGGCAAAGGTGGAGCTCTACGAGGACTTTGACCGGTTTCTCGAACATGACATGGACGCGGTGGTGCTGGCCAACTACGCCAACGAGCACGCGCCCTGCGCCGTCAGATGCCTGCAGTCCGGCCGGCACGTGGTCAGCGAGGTGCTGTGCATGCAGAATATGGCCGAGGCAGTGGAGCTCATCGAAGCGGTGGAAGAGTCCGGCAAGGTGTACACTTATGCGGAAAACTATTCCTACTTCCGCACCACGGCGGAGATGCGGAAGATCTACCGCCGGGGAGACATAGGCGAGTTTCAGCACGGCGAGGGCGAATACGTCCACGACTGCTCCTCCGCCTGGCCCCAGCTGACCTACGGGGACAGGGACCACTGGCGCAACCTCACCGCCGCTCCTTTTTACTGCACTCATTCCGTGGGCCCCGTGATGACCATAACCGGCCTGCGCCCGGTGAAAGTGGCTGGCTTTGAAAGCCCCAATCTGAACAACCGCCTGCACGGCAAGCTGTGCGGCGACGGCTGCATGCTGTGCGTGCAGTTTGAAAACGGCGCCACCGGCAAGTTCCTGCCCTGGAACAACGGCTTCCGGCGCAGCCAGGAGGCCATCTGGTACTGCATCTACGGCACCAACGGCCAGATGGAGACGGACCGCTTCGGCGAAGGCTCGAACATGCTGCACCTGTGGATACAGGACAAAGGGGAAGACAGGTATTACAAGCCCGAGTTTGCCGACACCGGCGAGCTGGCCAGGTCTGTCAGCGGCCACGGAGGCTCCGACTTTTACACCATGCAGTATTTTCTGGACGCCATTCTGGGCCGGGAAGGCGGAGAGAACGCCATCGACGTCTATACCGCCGTGGATATGACCATGGTGGGCGTGCTGGGCTACAGGTCCATACTGGAGGGCTCTGCCTCCATCCCCTGCCCCGACCTGCGGATCAGGGCCAACCGGGACGCCGTCAGGCACGACCGCCTGTGCGCCGACCCCCGGGTGGAGGGCCACGGCCCCGCCTGCTCCTGGGGAGACCCGGAGATCCCGGACAGCGTGTACGAAGAGACACGCCGGCAGCAGTCGCGGTGAGGAAACATGAAAAAGATATATCTGACTATACTTATATTAGGACTTGGAATCATGACACACACTTTGTCAGCCTCGGTGTATGACTTTGACGGCACCATTTCCTGCGAGACTCTGGAAGCCTATCTGTCCAGAGCCATAGTGATGAGCGGCATGTGCAACGAGGGCGTGGGCTACCTGGACGAAAACGTGCGGGCCATAACCAACGTAAAGGCCAAATATCTGGGCAGGGCCGCCCTGGCCTGGGCCTGCCCGGCGGATGACGAACGCCACTTTGCCTCCGCCCGGGCAGGGGCGGAAAGGATACACGCCATAGACCCCGACATCATACTCCAGGCCTGCGTGTTCGAAGCCGTGTATTCCTGTAAGAGCCCGGAGGGCATCAAGTCAGGCAGGACCGCAGGGGTAGAAAACATACCCATACCCGCATGGGTGTTCGAAGCCTTCGGCCTGCCTGTGGAAAAGCGCAATTTTGACTATGAGGCCATGCTGTTCCCCGACGGGTATCTGCGGAACATGTGGGCCGACGGCGCCTCCGTGCCGGACGTGACTCAGCAGGAGACCCAGCTGTGGTTTTACTACAGGGCCCGGCGCTATATAGACGCGGGCTACGAATCCATCCATTTCGGCCAGGCGGACCTGGTGGGCTCCCGGGACGAGGGGCGCAAGGTGTGGACACGGCTCCTTACGATGGTGCGGGAATACGCCAGGGAGCACGCCCGCAGGCACTACGTGCTGTGCGACGCCCACTTTTTCGCCCGCAACGCCAAGGTGGGAGACAAATATCTGTGGGACTTTTTCGCCTTTCCCCTGAGGCCGGTGTCCGGCACAGTGCCCTTTGAAGCATATCTGGCCATAGGCCACGGAGACGCGGGCTACAGGACCATGCCCCCGGGCATCCATC from Abditibacteriota bacterium includes these protein-coding regions:
- a CDS encoding protein kinase, with translation MAENETPRTRVRGETQVTQINGAPATRVSHNDDEPATKVRGNAGPGSALGAVLGGFTVTETMETASGEADLYKCTDGQRTCVAKIFRRRAAVKPEVVQQILKIDSPFVARYLASGYLDGYPWVILPYYKNGSLAGKRFGLKELKRLVIPSVNEGLKAMHSAGVFHKDLKPANMMLSDDMSRVVIIDFGVSTVARDGATSVATSTGLTTVYASLEALSDVYTDLSDYYSLGICLYELYCGQVPWKDIPEAEIPKYRLMSTVPFPDNMEQELKDLIGALLYQDISHRHEKQNPNCRWGYEQVAKWLKGIDQPLPGSGEADARTPGWKPYPFAGKTYGDMHSLVQAMAANWEEGKKQLYRGYLSRHFGDSGRPDLQTVCDDATESTADADAGFFDTLYRLDPDLKALYWKGSRYDSLRDLGLQLMSCLAAGETPAFFDDILRAGVLSSYLDCTGGSREKADLARDIEKLYTGSEQGSRNRTYSLWVLGYSLSGMKEFRLKDGRTVKDPAEVVDCLEKAFRKSYDDFFEVCLSLIDSNSRLEPSFEAWLVAMGKSRELDAWKRRVQK
- a CDS encoding metallophosphoesterase; its protein translation is MRKLCMALLLLAVCGAALCAGLPDYWTDYLPGRVEAVRQDMKSAPAGDSFLFITDCHRPDNPLFSPAVAEYVMKATGIELVVLGGDYMNANTTAKEAAETIGDVISLYGFTQPAVLRGNHDTNYQGGERLPASEFAKIVRRVSPGAYQGEDKLYYYIDHKKARMRYILLDTGDEAGEGLEKEQEDWLKKTVLQTPKGWNIVVFQHILFDYGPVHKGDQGGPWLTRPANVTLGILDSVYDKARARIAAVVSGHVHMDHAIYSKKGYPVISTTCDAGRGAQASYWDHMYPLRPDGTINEQVLDVFTVDPRRRIIRVRRIGCGIDREYRF
- a CDS encoding Gfo/Idh/MocA family oxidoreductase, translating into MSNKIKVGVFGAGRGQTMVSVLSGHPDAELTAVCDSWQPALESCRKKAEEHGAKVELYEDFDRFLEHDMDAVVLANYANEHAPCAVRCLQSGRHVVSEVLCMQNMAEAVELIEAVEESGKVYTYAENYSYFRTTAEMRKIYRRGDIGEFQHGEGEYVHDCSSAWPQLTYGDRDHWRNLTAAPFYCTHSVGPVMTITGLRPVKVAGFESPNLNNRLHGKLCGDGCMLCVQFENGATGKFLPWNNGFRRSQEAIWYCIYGTNGQMETDRFGEGSNMLHLWIQDKGEDRYYKPEFADTGELARSVSGHGGSDFYTMQYFLDAILGREGGENAIDVYTAVDMTMVGVLGYRSILEGSASIPCPDLRIRANRDAVRHDRLCADPRVEGHGPACSWGDPEIPDSVYEETRRQQSR